A genome region from Candidatus Dormiibacterota bacterium includes the following:
- a CDS encoding DUF4388 domain-containing protein, producing the protein MSTIEQAPGLLDNRGTLNQTPLLTLLQSKQAQRATGTLQVRNGGEAYSLFFLFGHLFHAYGNGSQGEEAVFTPLAWRQGDYSFDPKSKLPTEETITAPTADILAEAKRRGVPGADNGPAPAREAQAPTQAAAPAAPPQAQSQVSERPVVSQPAATQPAPTPEEGPPATELYPLPVGKLVYESLKTAFVDFPKLLRSLSSDRLTGYLRLTGAASRGMILFYQGSLIESFYDGGAVVSTGRTAFSLFKNDVDRGEGSMDVIELSAEVVTAIYQLLTAPTILQGLLARFVDIRALLQYLQEEKIHGSLLVRAPEEMGIILLRDGQLLGAFTRGQPLLVQDPEIVTRLCADSKTRIEVKAVADLEEPASVSLEEMLAMTPSVASTVYRPAPPPQQAGPAAQPAPAPQRAQNYQPAPQPVQGPPAGEPDVDWPSLMSQLNQMADNALANRSKKVKEMLASTEHTVDALDRTIDRISQTSIMFVDPARLTNLANEMRQLLEEQR; encoded by the coding sequence GTGAGTACCATCGAGCAGGCGCCCGGGCTTCTCGACAATAGGGGCACGCTCAACCAGACGCCGCTGCTCACCCTGTTGCAGTCGAAACAAGCCCAGCGGGCTACCGGTACACTTCAGGTCCGAAATGGCGGTGAGGCGTACTCGCTGTTCTTTCTGTTCGGGCATCTGTTCCACGCCTATGGCAATGGAAGCCAGGGCGAGGAGGCCGTCTTCACGCCGCTCGCCTGGCGCCAGGGCGATTACTCCTTTGATCCAAAGTCCAAACTGCCAACCGAGGAAACCATCACGGCACCGACCGCCGATATCCTCGCCGAAGCCAAGCGGCGGGGCGTGCCGGGTGCCGATAACGGACCGGCGCCGGCGCGCGAAGCCCAGGCACCAACCCAGGCCGCTGCTCCCGCAGCGCCGCCACAAGCACAATCCCAGGTCAGTGAGCGCCCGGTGGTGAGTCAGCCGGCTGCAACCCAACCGGCGCCCACGCCGGAGGAAGGGCCGCCCGCGACGGAGCTGTACCCGCTGCCCGTGGGCAAGCTGGTGTATGAGTCGCTCAAGACCGCGTTCGTCGATTTCCCCAAACTGCTGCGCTCGCTGAGCAGCGACCGGCTCACCGGCTATCTGCGTCTGACCGGCGCCGCCTCGCGTGGCATGATCCTCTTCTACCAGGGCAGCCTGATCGAAAGCTTCTACGACGGTGGGGCGGTGGTCTCCACCGGACGGACGGCCTTCTCCCTGTTCAAGAACGACGTCGACCGGGGCGAAGGCAGCATGGACGTGATCGAACTGTCGGCGGAAGTGGTCACGGCGATCTATCAACTACTGACCGCGCCGACCATCCTCCAGGGGCTGCTGGCGCGCTTCGTCGACATCCGCGCCCTGCTCCAGTACCTGCAGGAGGAAAAGATCCACGGCAGCCTGCTGGTCCGCGCCCCTGAAGAGATGGGCATCATCCTGCTGCGCGACGGGCAGTTGCTGGGCGCGTTCACGCGGGGACAGCCGCTGTTGGTGCAGGACCCCGAGATCGTGACCCGCCTCTGCGCCGATTCGAAGACCAGGATCGAGGTCAAGGCCGTCGCCGACCTGGAAGAGCCCGCGTCGGTGAGCCTGGAAGAGATGCTCGCCATGACGCCCTCGGTCGCCTCCACCGTCTACCGGCCGGCCCCGCCACCGCAGCAAGCCGGCCCTGCCGCCCAGCCTGCGCCGGCACCGCAGCGTGCCCAGAACTATCAGCCCGCGCCTCAGCCCGTCCAGGGTCCGCCCGCCGGCGAGCCGGACGTCGATTGGCCCTCATTGATGAGCCAGCTGAACCAGATGGCGGACAACGCGCTGGCGAACCGATCGAAGAAGGTTAAGGAGATGCTCGCCTCGACCGAGCACACCGTTGACGCCCTGGACCGGACGATCGACCGGATTTCGCAGACCTCGATCATGTTCGTCGATCCAGCCCGCCTGACCAACCTGGCTAACGAGATGCGCCAGTTGCTCGAAGAGCAAAGGTAG
- a CDS encoding peptidoglycan bridge formation glycyltransferase FemA/FemB family protein, with translation MPELRTCDDASAWDAFVSQAADASVLQAWAWGTLKSRYGWGVQRYFWTEGGAPIGAAAVLRRSLPGGLTLNYAPRGPILDDRTQQWPAFWQALRDRLAQDGGTILKVDPEWTTDAKRAVLTASGALPSRHPIQHQATWLVDIRGGDEAMMRLKESTRRNIRSGIKQGITVEASEASAAMDSFYELLQETAAREQFAIRSRAYYQDLLSLFRERGQVAVYLARHQDRLLAGAVMLFFGSKLVYLYGGTREDAKDLKPGYLLHWRAIEDAQRRGCNTYDMWGVPLDPQPGQRGYGYYVFKSRFNGRMVRFIGLYDLPVNRAAALTIRLAERFARAGQPEFV, from the coding sequence ATGCCCGAATTGAGGACCTGCGACGACGCGTCGGCCTGGGACGCGTTCGTCTCCCAGGCTGCCGATGCCTCCGTGCTGCAAGCCTGGGCGTGGGGCACCCTCAAATCGCGCTACGGCTGGGGAGTTCAGCGCTACTTCTGGACCGAGGGTGGGGCGCCGATCGGGGCCGCCGCCGTCCTCCGCAGGAGTCTTCCCGGCGGCCTGACCCTGAACTATGCCCCCCGTGGGCCCATCCTGGACGACCGTACTCAGCAGTGGCCCGCCTTCTGGCAGGCGCTTCGCGATCGCCTCGCACAGGACGGCGGCACCATCCTCAAGGTGGACCCGGAATGGACGACCGATGCGAAACGGGCGGTGCTCACTGCGTCCGGCGCGCTGCCAAGCCGCCATCCCATCCAGCATCAAGCCACCTGGCTGGTCGACATCCGTGGCGGCGACGAGGCGATGATGCGGCTCAAGGAATCGACGCGCCGCAACATCCGATCCGGCATCAAACAAGGCATCACAGTCGAGGCCTCCGAGGCGTCGGCGGCGATGGACAGCTTCTATGAGCTGCTCCAGGAGACCGCCGCCCGGGAGCAGTTCGCGATCCGCAGCCGCGCCTACTACCAGGACCTACTGAGCCTGTTCCGCGAGCGGGGCCAGGTTGCTGTCTACCTTGCCCGCCATCAGGACCGCTTGCTGGCCGGGGCAGTGATGCTATTTTTCGGCTCGAAGCTGGTCTACCTCTACGGCGGGACACGGGAGGACGCCAAGGACCTCAAGCCTGGCTACCTGCTGCACTGGCGGGCGATCGAAGATGCCCAGCGACGGGGCTGCAACACCTACGACATGTGGGGTGTGCCGCTCGATCCACAACCCGGCCAGCGCGGCTACGGCTACTACGTCTTCAAGTCACGCTTCAACGGGCGGATGGTGCGCTTCATCGGGCTGTACGATCTCCCGGTCAACCGCGCCGCCGCGCTGACCATTCGTCTGGCGGAGCGGTTTGCGCGCGCGGGTCAGCCCGAGTTTGTCTGA
- a CDS encoding Ig-like domain-containing protein has protein sequence MRRAVLLVLALLTPLASACALNPPRIVSISPAREATNVATNEVITISFDRPMNHQSVETRFALAPALPGCNGSKTCGFAWTGNTLTFIHAQSNFELSSIYRVSMHAGYADASGQQNGLEHSWRFTTEGRPALTAVDPPDNATAVAPDRNIVLTFSRPMQADSMRAAVQLTPEVPFLLRSKPGGDGSQFNIIPTAVLQPNQNYTVSLDQPLDVHHNAIYGRVQTRFKTGSLSLSRKIGYLVAQPGQPAFAVGIVDPHADTFLGRSTPKMIYQLSAQSQVTDTILSFDWSPGAQRLVVVQAPRNADSGPIQIVDLATGTVIRPGINGSAVYWSQDGTIVYLRDGTLRRFRSTTLEDVALTDPVDGRVTDPVALSPDGKSVAYSTTDLQGVRHLWILNLDLKSRYKPAGLDDPADHPSWSPNGTKLAFRRVTATGPELWIYDLSASGASAYRRGGPLDITGAAWLNDNSTIYVATGAGSSAALYRVNIFSASEVGGVVKVTGSKEAPNGSTPNTPAYDRRIAFVGQVDQLPQIYVMNGDGSRPQQLTDWEADYPYTGDGPNWVPIG, from the coding sequence ATGCGGCGCGCAGTCCTCTTGGTCCTGGCTTTGTTGACGCCTCTTGCTTCGGCATGTGCGCTCAACCCGCCGCGGATCGTCAGCATCTCTCCTGCCCGTGAGGCGACCAACGTCGCGACCAACGAGGTCATCACCATCAGCTTCGACCGGCCCATGAACCACCAGTCGGTCGAGACGCGCTTCGCACTCGCCCCCGCCCTGCCCGGTTGCAATGGATCCAAGACTTGCGGATTCGCCTGGACCGGGAACACCCTGACGTTCATCCACGCACAGTCCAATTTCGAGCTTTCCTCCATCTACCGGGTTTCAATGCACGCCGGCTACGCCGATGCCAGCGGCCAGCAGAATGGGCTCGAGCACTCCTGGCGCTTCACCACCGAGGGTCGACCGGCGTTGACAGCGGTCGACCCGCCCGATAACGCCACCGCGGTCGCGCCCGATCGCAATATCGTCCTCACTTTCAGCCGGCCGATGCAGGCCGATTCGATGCGCGCCGCCGTCCAGCTGACCCCGGAGGTCCCCTTCCTGCTGCGCTCGAAGCCGGGCGGTGACGGCTCCCAGTTCAACATCATCCCGACCGCGGTGCTCCAGCCCAACCAGAACTACACCGTCTCCCTCGACCAGCCGCTCGACGTTCACCACAACGCGATCTACGGGCGCGTCCAGACCCGCTTCAAGACCGGGTCGCTTTCCCTGTCTCGAAAGATCGGCTACCTGGTCGCGCAGCCCGGGCAACCGGCGTTCGCCGTGGGGATCGTCGATCCGCACGCCGATACCTTCCTCGGACGCTCGACGCCGAAGATGATTTACCAGCTCAGTGCGCAGAGCCAGGTCACCGACACCATCCTGTCCTTTGACTGGTCGCCGGGCGCGCAGCGCCTGGTCGTCGTCCAGGCGCCCCGCAACGCGGACAGCGGCCCGATCCAGATTGTCGACCTGGCGACTGGCACCGTGATCCGGCCCGGGATCAACGGGTCGGCGGTCTACTGGTCGCAGGACGGCACCATCGTCTACCTGCGCGATGGGACGCTGCGCCGGTTCCGTTCGACGACCCTGGAGGACGTTGCCCTCACCGATCCGGTCGACGGACGAGTCACAGACCCGGTGGCGCTGAGCCCCGATGGCAAATCGGTCGCCTACAGCACGACCGACCTGCAGGGGGTCCGCCATCTGTGGATCCTGAACCTGGACCTAAAAAGCCGCTACAAGCCCGCCGGGCTCGACGATCCTGCCGATCACCCGTCCTGGTCGCCGAACGGGACCAAGCTCGCCTTTCGGCGGGTGACCGCGACGGGCCCAGAACTCTGGATCTACGACCTGTCGGCCAGCGGCGCAAGCGCCTACCGCCGGGGCGGCCCACTCGATATCACGGGCGCCGCCTGGCTGAACGACAACAGCACGATCTATGTCGCGACCGGCGCCGGGAGCTCAGCAGCGCTCTACCGCGTCAACATCTTTTCGGCCAGCGAGGTGGGCGGCGTGGTCAAGGTCACCGGGAGCAAGGAAGCACCCAACGGATCGACCCCCAATACGCCCGCCTACGATCGGCGGATCGCCTTCGTGGGCCAGGTCGACCAGCTGCCCCAGATCTACGTGATGAACGGCGACGGCTCCCGTCCGCAGCAGTTGACCGATTGGGAAGCCGACTACCCCTACACCGGCGACGGCCCGAACTGGGTGCCGATCGGCTAG
- a CDS encoding peptidoglycan bridge formation glycyltransferase FemA/FemB family protein — MSEAALAVTPGERLGAQAWDELLLAQPEANLLQSWKWGELQSRFGWSVERLLVHEGRSGVCSLQRSVTLYPGGATYYVPRGPVVAERDRLLVLDALEQRATAGRGLILRVEPNARVGDEWPAFFEGRGFTKGKAVQPEATRLLRIDLDPDSLKAGFKPKTRYNLNLAEKKGVTVRASRDVATFARLAADTGKRQGIHLPGVAYYQAALDLFGPSDEVRLYLAEHEGDTLGGIMVFRLGKTAYYLLGGSGDRKRELMPNYLLHWQAMLDFKALGCDTYDWWGIPEEPAPDHPWFGLYRFKTGFGGETVRYIGLYEHVLRPGPLKLERRLQQLKAKVRPAVPILR; from the coding sequence TTGTCTGAGGCCGCCCTCGCTGTCACGCCTGGCGAGCGACTGGGGGCGCAGGCCTGGGATGAACTGCTGCTCGCCCAGCCCGAGGCGAACCTGCTGCAGAGCTGGAAATGGGGAGAGCTGCAATCGCGCTTCGGATGGAGCGTGGAGCGGCTCCTCGTTCATGAGGGCCGCTCGGGCGTTTGCTCGCTACAGCGCAGCGTCACGCTCTACCCGGGCGGCGCGACATATTACGTGCCACGCGGCCCCGTCGTGGCTGAGCGCGACCGCTTGCTCGTCCTCGATGCCCTGGAGCAACGCGCGACCGCCGGCCGGGGGCTGATCCTCCGCGTCGAGCCGAACGCGCGGGTCGGTGACGAGTGGCCGGCCTTCTTCGAGGGTCGGGGATTTACCAAAGGTAAGGCCGTCCAGCCGGAGGCGACGCGGCTGCTGCGCATCGACCTCGACCCGGATTCACTCAAGGCGGGCTTCAAGCCGAAGACCCGCTACAACCTGAACCTCGCGGAGAAGAAGGGCGTCACCGTACGCGCCTCGCGCGATGTCGCGACCTTCGCGCGGTTGGCGGCCGACACCGGCAAACGGCAGGGCATCCACCTGCCGGGCGTTGCGTATTACCAGGCGGCGCTCGACCTCTTCGGCCCGTCTGACGAGGTGCGGCTCTACCTCGCGGAGCACGAGGGTGACACGCTTGGCGGGATCATGGTCTTCCGCTTGGGCAAGACCGCCTATTACCTCCTCGGTGGCTCGGGCGACCGCAAGCGGGAGTTGATGCCGAACTACCTGCTGCACTGGCAGGCGATGTTGGACTTCAAGGCCCTCGGCTGCGATACCTATGACTGGTGGGGGATCCCGGAGGAGCCCGCGCCAGACCATCCGTGGTTCGGTCTCTACCGATTCAAGACCGGGTTCGGCGGCGAGACCGTCCGTTACATCGGCCTTTACGAGCACGTTCTGCGCCCCGGTCCGCTGAAGCTCGAGCGACGGCTCCAACAACTGAAGGCGAAAGTACGCCCCGCCGTGCCTATACTGCGATGA